In a single window of the Candidatus Thermoplasmatota archaeon genome:
- a CDS encoding enoyl-CoA hydratase-related protein — protein sequence MPVRFEEKGHVAVLTIDRPEAANAIDPETHDALVAAWTRFRDDDRLRVAVLTGAGEKSFCAGADLKRMGEWYARVPAERRREVWDREPGLGGITRNLDPGKPTIAAVNGHCLGGGLELALACDLRYASDNATFALPETKWGILPGQGGTQRLARVVGPAHALEMILSANAIDAQRALAIGLVNRVVPARELLPAALALAETIASRAPRAVRAAREALWRGLDATLAEGLRVEQALADPLRDSEDNREARKAFAEKREPNFSGR from the coding sequence ATGCCCGTCCGCTTCGAGGAGAAGGGCCACGTCGCCGTCCTCACGATCGACCGGCCCGAAGCAGCGAACGCGATCGACCCCGAGACGCACGACGCGCTCGTTGCCGCGTGGACGCGCTTCCGCGACGACGATCGGCTGCGCGTGGCCGTCCTCACGGGCGCGGGCGAGAAATCGTTCTGCGCGGGCGCCGACTTGAAGCGCATGGGCGAGTGGTACGCGCGCGTGCCCGCCGAGCGCCGGCGCGAGGTGTGGGACCGCGAGCCGGGGCTCGGCGGCATCACGCGCAACCTCGACCCGGGCAAGCCCACGATCGCCGCCGTGAACGGGCATTGCCTGGGCGGCGGCCTCGAGCTTGCGCTCGCGTGCGACCTCCGCTACGCCTCGGACAACGCGACCTTCGCGCTTCCCGAGACGAAGTGGGGGATCCTGCCCGGCCAGGGCGGCACGCAGCGCCTCGCCCGCGTCGTGGGGCCCGCGCACGCGCTCGAGATGATCCTCTCGGCGAACGCGATCGACGCGCAGCGCGCCCTTGCGATCGGTCTTGTGAACCGCGTCGTCCCCGCGCGGGAGCTTCTGCCCGCCGCGCTTGCGCTTGCCGAGACGATCGCAAGCCGCGCGCCGCGGGCCGTGCGCGCCGCGCGCGAGGCGCTCTGGCGCGGTCTCGACGCGACCCTTGCCGAGGGCTTGCGCGTCGAGCAGGCGCTCGCCGACCCCCTTCGCGACTCGGAGGACAATCGGGAGGCGCGGAAGGCCTTCGCCGAGAAGCGCGAGCCCAACTTCTCGGGACGCTAG